Proteins found in one Pseudomonas marvdashtae genomic segment:
- the pvdO gene encoding dihydropyoverdine dehydrogenase, giving the protein MNSFSLKLLPTLALAALLPSGAQAAQPGQVFRDCKDCPEMVVLPTGTFQMGTPEDEVGREPDEGPMHPVTFAKPLAISRFQVLEGEWFAFLQDSGYVMPDGDKRPGRACKAGVPDYQGSDPRKQYTDRHPAVCMDFAEANAYVAWLSKKTGKQYRLVSESLREYAARGGSSGPFPFPFDEGKDYSIAQHANTYGAADGYNFTAPAGSFAPNAFGVYDMHGNVYEWTADCFNENYAGAPSDGSAALTGNCKIRRIRGNDWGEAPVFSRSGNRNAVYADARGDWLGFRVARDM; this is encoded by the coding sequence ATGAACAGTTTTTCGTTGAAGCTACTCCCGACACTGGCCCTCGCCGCCCTGCTGCCCTCCGGCGCCCAGGCCGCGCAACCGGGCCAGGTCTTTCGCGACTGCAAGGATTGCCCGGAAATGGTCGTGCTGCCCACTGGGACCTTCCAGATGGGCACCCCGGAAGACGAAGTGGGACGCGAGCCCGACGAGGGGCCGATGCATCCGGTGACGTTCGCCAAGCCGCTGGCGATCAGCCGCTTCCAAGTGCTTGAAGGCGAGTGGTTCGCTTTCCTTCAAGACAGCGGCTACGTGATGCCCGATGGCGATAAGCGTCCCGGTCGCGCCTGCAAGGCCGGCGTCCCGGATTACCAGGGCAGCGACCCGCGCAAGCAGTACACCGACCGGCACCCGGCGGTGTGCATGGACTTCGCCGAGGCCAATGCCTACGTGGCGTGGTTGTCGAAAAAGACCGGCAAGCAGTACCGGTTGGTCAGCGAGTCCCTGCGCGAATACGCGGCACGCGGCGGCAGCTCCGGCCCGTTCCCCTTCCCCTTCGACGAAGGCAAGGACTACAGCATCGCTCAGCACGCCAACACCTATGGCGCGGCCGACGGCTACAACTTCACCGCCCCGGCCGGCAGCTTCGCACCCAACGCCTTCGGGGTGTACGACATGCACGGCAACGTCTACGAATGGACCGCCGACTGCTTCAACGAGAACTACGCCGGCGCCCCAAGCGATGGCAGCGCCGCGCTGACAGGCAACTGCAAGATACGGCGCATTCGTGGCAACGATTGGGGCGAAGCGCCGGTGTTTTCCCGTTCGGGCAACCGCAATGCGGTGTATGCCGACGCACGCGGCGATTGGCTGGGGTTCCGGGTCGCCCGGGATATGTAA
- the pvdM gene encoding pyoverdine-tailoring dipeptidase-like protein PvdM — MTTPRSKKALFIGVPLALALVVGGGLAAWDHWWRDNPGYPVKVMKEARELHERLLSFDSHITVPLDFGTAGNEADKDGSGQFDLVKANRGHLSGAALTIFGWPELWNGPNAPHKPTAGFVEEARNQQEVRYKIITGMVRDFPNQVAIAYTPDDFRRLHGEGKFAIFISMLNAYPLGNDLSLLDLWTARGMRMFGFSYIGNNDWADSSRPLPFFNDSPDALGGLSDIGKQAVKRLNDLGVIIDVSQMSTPALEQVAQLSRTPLVASHSAPRAMVDIPRNLSDKEMQLIKASGGVVQIVGFSQYLRPLTQKTQDKLNTLRARFDLPPLPNLAMALMPGDPIIAAWPEQKFGEYAGQLYGILEEEPKASLKDLGDAIDYTVRKIGIDHVGISSDFNEGGGVKGWENVGDIRNVTAELLTRGYSEADIAKLWGGNFLRVWDQVQKAARPAIASTQKVGQP, encoded by the coding sequence ATGACAACACCACGTTCGAAAAAGGCTCTGTTCATCGGCGTGCCCCTGGCCCTGGCGCTGGTCGTCGGTGGCGGGCTCGCGGCCTGGGACCATTGGTGGCGGGACAATCCAGGCTACCCGGTCAAAGTGATGAAAGAGGCCAGGGAATTGCACGAACGCCTGCTGTCCTTCGACAGCCACATCACCGTGCCGCTGGATTTCGGCACCGCCGGCAATGAAGCCGACAAGGACGGCAGCGGCCAGTTCGACCTGGTGAAAGCCAATCGTGGCCACTTGTCTGGCGCGGCCCTGACCATCTTCGGCTGGCCCGAGCTGTGGAACGGCCCCAACGCGCCGCACAAGCCCACCGCCGGCTTCGTCGAGGAGGCGCGCAACCAGCAGGAAGTGCGTTACAAAATCATCACCGGCATGGTCCGGGACTTCCCCAACCAGGTCGCCATCGCCTACACCCCGGATGACTTCCGACGCCTGCACGGCGAAGGCAAGTTCGCGATCTTCATCAGCATGCTCAACGCCTATCCACTGGGCAACGACCTGAGCCTGCTCGACCTGTGGACGGCGCGGGGCATGCGCATGTTCGGCTTCAGCTACATCGGCAATAACGATTGGGCCGATTCTTCGCGGCCGCTGCCGTTCTTCAATGATTCGCCGGACGCCCTCGGCGGTCTCTCCGACATTGGCAAGCAAGCGGTGAAACGCCTGAACGACCTGGGGGTGATCATCGACGTGTCGCAGATGTCGACCCCGGCCCTTGAGCAAGTCGCGCAACTGAGCCGTACGCCATTGGTGGCCTCCCATTCGGCGCCACGGGCGATGGTCGACATCCCGCGCAACCTCAGCGACAAGGAAATGCAGCTGATCAAGGCCAGCGGCGGCGTGGTGCAAATTGTCGGTTTTTCCCAATACCTGCGCCCGCTGACGCAAAAGACCCAGGACAAACTCAACACCCTGCGCGCACGCTTCGATCTGCCGCCATTGCCCAACCTGGCGATGGCGCTGATGCCGGGCGACCCGATCATTGCCGCATGGCCGGAACAGAAGTTCGGCGAGTACGCCGGCCAGCTCTACGGCATCCTCGAGGAGGAACCCAAGGCCAGCCTCAAGGACCTGGGCGATGCCATCGACTACACCGTGCGCAAGATTGGCATCGACCACGTCGGCATCAGCTCGGACTTCAACGAAGGCGGCGGCGTGAAGGGCTGGGAGAACGTCGGCGACATTCGCAACGTCACCGCCGAACTGCTGACGCGTGGCTACTCCGAGGCCGACATCGCCAAGCTGTGGGGCGGCAACTTCCTGCGGGTCTGGGATCAGGTCCAGAAAGCCGCCCGCCCCGCCATCGCCTCGACCCAAAAGGTCGGCCAGCCATGA
- a CDS encoding cyclic peptide export ABC transporter, which translates to MISNSRGALREVLSLLKPFRLIVVGSILLGMLGGLSITALLATINDALNADAGPTPQVLATFAGLCVAALLTSILSDIGTNHVGQNIIASLRKSLGQKVLLAPIEQIERFRSHRLIPILTHDVNMVSNFAFSFAPLAIAFTVTLGCLGYLAYLSLPMFALLLVALVIGTVIQYVARARGIRGFEAAREAEDALQKHYSAIAAGAKELRIHRPRRQRMFSQRIEATADQICDTNIRSVNTFVIAKTFGSMLFFVVIGLVLALQSLWLGTDKAVLSGFVLVLLYMKGPLEYLVMTLPVVSRANIAFKRIAELAEQFSSPEPHLLLNDKSVPKPALQQLELRDVHYAFPAVDGSQAFALGPINLSIAQGEIVFIVGENGGGKTTLIKLLLGLYSPQGGEILLDGKPVLAAGRDDYRQLFTTIFADYYLFDELVQGDQQVPEDANRYLQRLEIAHKVSIHDGVFSTTDLSTGQRKRLALLNAWLEERPVLVFDEWAADQDPVFRRVFYTELLPELKALGKTIIVISHDDRYFDIADQLVRMQAGQVISEKTPAAFA; encoded by the coding sequence ATGATCTCGAACTCCCGCGGTGCCCTGCGTGAAGTGCTCAGCCTGCTCAAGCCGTTCCGGCTGATTGTCGTAGGCTCCATCCTCTTGGGCATGCTGGGCGGACTGAGCATCACCGCCCTGCTGGCAACCATCAACGACGCCTTGAACGCCGACGCCGGGCCGACGCCCCAGGTGTTGGCAACCTTCGCCGGCCTGTGCGTGGCGGCGCTGCTGACGTCGATTCTGTCGGACATCGGCACCAATCACGTCGGCCAGAACATCATCGCCAGCCTGCGCAAATCCCTCGGCCAGAAAGTCCTGCTGGCGCCCATCGAGCAGATCGAGCGATTCCGCAGTCATCGGCTCATCCCGATACTGACCCACGACGTCAACATGGTCAGCAACTTCGCGTTTTCCTTTGCGCCACTGGCCATCGCCTTCACCGTCACCCTTGGTTGCCTGGGCTACCTGGCCTACCTGTCGTTACCGATGTTTGCGCTGTTGCTGGTCGCGCTGGTGATCGGCACTGTCATCCAATACGTGGCGCGGGCCCGTGGCATCCGGGGGTTCGAAGCGGCCCGCGAGGCCGAAGACGCCTTGCAAAAGCACTACAGCGCAATCGCCGCCGGCGCCAAGGAATTGCGCATCCATCGCCCACGCCGCCAGCGCATGTTCAGCCAGCGTATCGAAGCCACCGCCGACCAGATATGCGACACCAACATCCGCTCGGTCAACACTTTCGTGATCGCCAAGACCTTCGGCTCGATGCTGTTTTTCGTGGTCATCGGCTTGGTCCTGGCCTTGCAATCGCTGTGGTTGGGCACTGACAAAGCGGTGCTCAGCGGCTTCGTGCTGGTGTTGTTGTACATGAAGGGGCCGCTGGAATACCTGGTGATGACCCTGCCGGTGGTCAGCCGCGCCAACATTGCCTTCAAGCGCATCGCCGAGCTGGCCGAGCAATTCTCTTCGCCGGAGCCGCACCTGCTGCTCAACGACAAGAGCGTCCCAAAGCCTGCGCTCCAGCAGCTGGAATTGCGTGACGTGCATTACGCCTTCCCAGCGGTCGATGGCAGCCAGGCCTTCGCCCTCGGACCGATCAACTTGTCCATCGCCCAGGGCGAGATTGTGTTCATAGTCGGCGAGAACGGTGGAGGCAAGACCACGCTGATCAAATTGCTGCTGGGGCTTTATTCGCCCCAGGGCGGCGAGATTCTCCTGGACGGCAAGCCGGTACTGGCTGCCGGCCGCGACGATTACCGCCAATTGTTCACGACGATTTTCGCCGACTACTACCTGTTCGATGAACTGGTGCAAGGCGATCAACAGGTGCCTGAAGACGCCAACCGCTACCTGCAGCGCCTGGAGATCGCCCATAAGGTCAGCATTCACGACGGTGTGTTCAGCACCACCGATCTTTCCACCGGACAGCGCAAGCGCCTGGCCCTGCTCAACGCCTGGCTGGAAGAGCGCCCGGTATTGGTCTTCGACGAATGGGCCGCCGACCAGGACCCGGTGTTCCGGCGGGTTTTCTACACCGAGCTGCTGCCGGAGCTGAAGGCCCTGGGCAAAACCATCATCGTCATTTCCCACGATGACCGTTACTTCGACATCGCCGACCAACTGGTCCGGATGCAGGCCGGCCAGGTCATCAGTGAAAAGACCCCGGCAGCCTTCGCCTGA
- the pvdN gene encoding pyoverdine-tailoring periplasmic protein PvdN: MNERRTFLKQAGILAAGLPLAASLPSTAVADPLPPLSRDKWAQLRSLFNQDPDYLHFSNFLITTHPRPVREAIERHRAALDKNPGLLMDWDLGVTEEREENVRTWAGRYLQASPKQIALTGSTTEGLAMIYGGVQVRPDQEILTTSHEHYATHTILDLRKQRDGTRVRKIKLFENAHSASHEEILAAIDRNIRPETRVLGMTWVHSGSGVKLPIGKIGALVDKHNQGRSDEQRIIYVVDGVHGFGVEDLDFPAMNCDFFIAGTHKWMFGPRGTGVVCSRSEELKYVTPIIPTFSEATAFSTTMTPGGYHAFEHRWAADEAFKLHLQLGKAEVQARIRALNGYLKKQLLALPQIELVTPLSPELSAGFTFFRVKERKSDEIAAYLMQNRVIADAVHRDAGPVVRTAPGLLNSEAEIDRFMTLLGKTL, encoded by the coding sequence ATGAACGAACGCCGCACGTTTCTCAAGCAAGCCGGGATTCTCGCCGCTGGCTTGCCGTTAGCCGCCAGCCTGCCATCCACTGCCGTTGCCGATCCATTGCCGCCGCTGTCCCGGGACAAATGGGCGCAGTTGCGCTCGTTGTTCAACCAGGACCCGGACTACCTGCACTTCTCCAACTTCCTGATCACCACCCACCCGCGCCCCGTGCGCGAGGCCATCGAACGGCACCGTGCCGCGCTGGATAAAAACCCGGGGCTGTTGATGGACTGGGACCTGGGCGTGACCGAAGAGCGCGAAGAAAACGTCCGCACCTGGGCCGGCCGCTACCTGCAAGCGAGCCCGAAGCAGATCGCCCTCACCGGCAGCACCACCGAAGGCCTGGCGATGATTTACGGCGGCGTCCAAGTACGGCCCGACCAGGAAATCCTCACCACCTCCCACGAACACTACGCCACCCACACCATTCTAGATTTGCGCAAGCAACGGGACGGCACCCGGGTGCGCAAGATCAAACTGTTCGAAAACGCCCACAGCGCCAGCCATGAGGAAATCCTCGCGGCCATCGACCGCAACATTCGCCCTGAAACCCGCGTATTGGGCATGACCTGGGTGCATTCGGGCAGCGGCGTGAAGCTGCCGATCGGCAAGATCGGCGCCCTGGTGGACAAGCACAACCAGGGCCGCAGCGATGAACAGCGAATCATTTATGTGGTGGACGGCGTGCACGGTTTCGGCGTCGAGGACCTGGATTTTCCGGCGATGAATTGCGATTTCTTCATCGCCGGCACCCACAAATGGATGTTCGGTCCGCGCGGTACCGGTGTGGTGTGCAGCCGCAGCGAAGAGCTCAAGTACGTCACGCCGATCATCCCGACCTTCTCCGAGGCCACGGCGTTTTCCACCACCATGACGCCTGGCGGTTACCACGCCTTCGAACATCGCTGGGCGGCGGACGAGGCCTTCAAGTTGCACCTGCAACTGGGTAAGGCCGAGGTGCAGGCGCGCATCCGCGCCCTCAACGGCTACTTGAAAAAACAACTGCTGGCACTGCCGCAGATCGAGCTGGTCACGCCGCTGAGCCCCGAGCTGTCGGCGGGCTTCACCTTCTTCCGCGTCAAGGAGCGCAAGAGCGACGAAATCGCTGCCTACCTGATGCAGAACCGCGTGATTGCCGACGCCGTGCATCGCGATGCGGGGCCGGTGGTGCGCACCGCGCCGGGGCTGCTCAACAGCGAAGCCGAGATCGATCGCTTCATGACCTTGCTGGGCAAGACACTCTGA